Proteins encoded in a region of the Sander lucioperca isolate FBNREF2018 chromosome 4, SLUC_FBN_1.2, whole genome shotgun sequence genome:
- the LOC118494823 gene encoding E3 ubiquitin-protein ligase TRIM21-like isoform X2 yields MAAANYLPSEDQFLCSICLDVFTDPVAIPCGHNFCKNCINAHWDTNDQYLCPMCNKVFNTKPELLINTFISEMVAQFRQSAQQKASSSSSEQQESKPGEVPCDVCTGTKLKAELGKTEAEIQQMIQKRRLKIQEIKHSVDLSEEDADREIAEGVQVFTSLKESVERGLNELINTIKEKQKTTEKQAEAFIKELEQEISELMKRSTEVEQVLRSEDHLHLLQSVQSLNIQQPPPTKDWTEVSVRPSSYEGTVVKAVAQLEETLSKEMKKLLESELKRVQQYAVDVTLDPDTAYPNLILSDDGKQVNDSDVRKNLPDNPERFSYCVCVLGKQSFSSGRFYFEVQIKGKTRWDLGVARESINRKGITLSPEKGYWTIWLRNGDEYKAAAGPSVLLSLKSPPQKVGVFVDYEEGLVSFYDVDAAALIYSFTGCSFTEKLFPFFSPGLNDGGKNSSPLIISPVRVN; encoded by the exons ATGGCTGCTGCAAACTATCTGCCATCTGaagatcagtttctgtgctccatctgtctggatgtgttcactgatccTGTCGCCATACCATGTGGTCACAACTTCTGCAAAAACTGCATCAATGCACACTGGGATACCAATGACCAGTACCTGTGTCCGATGTGTAACAAGGTTTTCAACACAAAACCTGAGCTGCTCATCAACACTTTCATCTCTGAGATGGTTGCTCAGTTCAGACAGTCAGCTCAACagaaagccagcagcagcagctcagagcaacaagagtccaaaccaggagaagttccctgtgacgtctgcactggaaccaaactgaag GCAGAGCTGGGGAAGACAGAGGCTGAAATTcagcagatgatccagaagagacgactgaagattcaggagatcaaacactcagtcgacctcagtgaggaagatgcagacagagagatagcagaaggtgttcaggtcttcacTTCTCTGAAGGAGTCTGTTGAGAGAGGCCTGAATGAGCTCATCAACACgatcaaagagaagcagaaaacaacagaaaaacaggctgaagctttcatcaaagagctggaacaggaaatctctgagctgatgaagaggagcactgaggtggagcaggtgttacgctctgaagaccacctccatcttctccagagTGTCCAGTCCCTAAACATCCAACAACCTCCACCCACCAAGGACTGGACAGAGGTCAGCGTCCGTCCATCATCATATGAGGGGACTGTGGTGAAAGCTGTGGCTCAGCTGGAGGAGACACTCAGTAAagagatgaagaagctgcttgaGTCTGAGCTGAAGAGGGTCCAGCAGTATGCAGTGGATGTGACTCTTGATCCTGATACAGCATATCCTAAtctcatcctgtctgatgatGGGAAACAAGTGAATGATAGTGATGTGAGGAAGAATCTCCCAGACAACCCAGAGAGATTTTCTTATTGCGTTTGTGTTTTAGGAAAGCAGAGTTTCTCTTCAGGCAGATTTTACTTTGAGGTTCAAATTAAAGGAAAGACTAGATGGGATTTAGGAGTGGCCAGAGAGTCGATCAACAGGAAGGGAATCACACTGAGCCCTGAGAAAGGTTACTGGACTATATGGTTGAGAAATGGAGATGAGTACAAAGCTGCTGCTGGCCCTtcagtccttctctctctgaagtctcctcctcagaaggtgggggtgtttgtggattatgaggagggtctggtctccttttatgacgtagatgctgcagctcttatctactcctttactggctgctccttcactgagaaactcttccCATTTTTTAGTCCCGGTCTAAATGATGGTGGCAAAAACTCTTCCCCTCtgatcatctctcctgtcagagtaaactaa
- the LOC118494823 gene encoding E3 ubiquitin-protein ligase TRIM21-like isoform X1, whose product MAAANYLPSEDQFLCSICLDVFTDPVAIPCGHNFCKNCINAHWDTNDQYLCPMCNKVFNTKPELLINTFISEMVAQFRQSAQQKASSSSSEQQESKPGEVPCDVCTGTKLKALKSCLVCLVSYCETHLEPHLTMSGLKRHQLIDPVENLEGRMCRKHDKPLELFCKTDQTCVCMICTVSDHKTHDVVPLKEEYEEKKAELGKTEAEIQQMIQKRRLKIQEIKHSVDLSEEDADREIAEGVQVFTSLKESVERGLNELINTIKEKQKTTEKQAEAFIKELEQEISELMKRSTEVEQVLRSEDHLHLLQSVQSLNIQQPPPTKDWTEVSVRPSSYEGTVVKAVAQLEETLSKEMKKLLESELKRVQQYAVDVTLDPDTAYPNLILSDDGKQVNDSDVRKNLPDNPERFSYCVCVLGKQSFSSGRFYFEVQIKGKTRWDLGVARESINRKGITLSPEKGYWTIWLRNGDEYKAAAGPSVLLSLKSPPQKVGVFVDYEEGLVSFYDVDAAALIYSFTGCSFTEKLFPFFSPGLNDGGKNSSPLIISPVRVN is encoded by the coding sequence ATGGCTGCTGCAAACTATCTGCCATCTGaagatcagtttctgtgctccatctgtctggatgtgttcactgatccTGTCGCCATACCATGTGGTCACAACTTCTGCAAAAACTGCATCAATGCACACTGGGATACCAATGACCAGTACCTGTGTCCGATGTGTAACAAGGTTTTCAACACAAAACCTGAGCTGCTCATCAACACTTTCATCTCTGAGATGGTTGCTCAGTTCAGACAGTCAGCTCAACagaaagccagcagcagcagctcagagcaacaagagtccaaaccaggagaagttccctgtgacgtctgcactggaaccaaactgaaggccctcaagtcctgcctggtgtgtctggtctcctactgtgagactcacctggagcctcatctGACCATGTCTGGTCTGAAAAGACATCAGCTGATCGACCCTGTGGAGAACCTGGAAGGCAGGATGTGTAGAAAGCACGATAAACCTCTGGAGCTGTTCTGTAAGACCGACCAGACATGTGTCTGCATGATCTGCACTGTTTCAGACCACAAGACGCATGATGTTGTTCCTCTGAAAGAAGAATATGAAGAAAAGAAGGCAGAGCTGGGGAAGACAGAGGCTGAAATTcagcagatgatccagaagagacgactgaagattcaggagatcaaacactcagtcgacctcagtgaggaagatgcagacagagagatagcagaaggtgttcaggtcttcacTTCTCTGAAGGAGTCTGTTGAGAGAGGCCTGAATGAGCTCATCAACACgatcaaagagaagcagaaaacaacagaaaaacaggctgaagctttcatcaaagagctggaacaggaaatctctgagctgatgaagaggagcactgaggtggagcaggtgttacgctctgaagaccacctccatcttctccagagTGTCCAGTCCCTAAACATCCAACAACCTCCACCCACCAAGGACTGGACAGAGGTCAGCGTCCGTCCATCATCATATGAGGGGACTGTGGTGAAAGCTGTGGCTCAGCTGGAGGAGACACTCAGTAAagagatgaagaagctgcttgaGTCTGAGCTGAAGAGGGTCCAGCAGTATGCAGTGGATGTGACTCTTGATCCTGATACAGCATATCCTAAtctcatcctgtctgatgatGGGAAACAAGTGAATGATAGTGATGTGAGGAAGAATCTCCCAGACAACCCAGAGAGATTTTCTTATTGCGTTTGTGTTTTAGGAAAGCAGAGTTTCTCTTCAGGCAGATTTTACTTTGAGGTTCAAATTAAAGGAAAGACTAGATGGGATTTAGGAGTGGCCAGAGAGTCGATCAACAGGAAGGGAATCACACTGAGCCCTGAGAAAGGTTACTGGACTATATGGTTGAGAAATGGAGATGAGTACAAAGCTGCTGCTGGCCCTtcagtccttctctctctgaagtctcctcctcagaaggtgggggtgtttgtggattatgaggagggtctggtctccttttatgacgtagatgctgcagctcttatctactcctttactggctgctccttcactgagaaactcttccCATTTTTTAGTCCCGGTCTAAATGATGGTGGCAAAAACTCTTCCCCTCtgatcatctctcctgtcagagtaaactaa
- the LOC116041485 gene encoding E3 ubiquitin-protein ligase TRIM21-like, whose translation MAAANYLPSEDQFLCSICLDVFTDPVTTSCGHNFCKNCITEHWNTNDQYLCPMCNKVFNTKPELHVNTFISEMVAQFRQSAQQKASSSSSEQQVSKPGEVPCDVCTGTKLKALKSCLVCLVSYCETHLEPHLTMSGLKRHQLIDPVENLEGRMCTKHDKPLELFCKTDQTCVCMLCHVSDHKVHDVVPLKEGYEEKRAELGKTEVEIQQMIQKRRLKIQEIKHSVDLSEEDADREIAEGVQVFTSLKESVERGLNELINTIKEKQKTTEKQAEAFIKELEQEISKLMKRSTEVEQLSHSEDHLHLLQSVQSLNIQQPPPTKDWTEVSVRPSSYEGTVVKAVAQLEETLSKEMKKLVESELKRVQQYAVDVTLDPDTAYPELILSDDGKQVNHGDVRKNLPDNPERFSKSVCVLGKQSFTTGRFYFEVQVKRKTEWTLGVVRESINRKRSITLSPQNGYWTIWLRNGNEYKALAGPPVRLSLKSPPQKVGVFVDYEEGLVSFYDVDAAALIYSFTGCSFTEKLFPYFSPCNNDGGKNSSPLIISPVRVI comes from the coding sequence ATGGCTGCTGCAAACTATCTGCCATCTGaagatcagtttctgtgctccatctgtctggatgtgttcactgatccTGTCACCACATCATGTGGACACAACTTCTGCAAAAACTGCATCACTGAACACTGGAATACTAATGACCAGTACCTGTGTCCGATGTGTAACAAGGTTTTCAACACAAAACCTGAGCTGCACGTCAACACTTTCATCTCTGAGATGGTTGCTCAGTTCAGACAGTCAGCTCAACagaaagccagcagcagcagctcagagcaacaagtgtccaaaccaggagaagttccctgtgacgtctgcactggaaccaaactgaaggccctgaagtcctgcctggtgtgtctggtctcctactgtgagactcacctggagcctcatctGACCATGTCAGGTCTGAAAAGACATCAGCTGATCGACCCTGTGGAGAACCTGGAAGGCAGGATGTGTACGAAGCACGATAAACCTCTGGAGCTGTTCTGTAAGACCGACCAGACATGTGTCTGCATGCTCTGCCATGTTTCAGACCACAAGGTGCATGATGTTGTTCCTCTGAAAGAAGGATATGAAGAAAAGAGGGCAGAGCTGGGGAAGACAGAGGTTGAAATTcagcagatgatccagaagagacgactgaagattcaggagatcaaacactcagtcgacctcagtgaggaagatgcagacagagagatagcagaaggtgttcaggtcttcacTTCTCTGAAGGAGTCTGTTGAGAGAGGTCTGAATGAGCTCATCAACACgatcaaagagaagcagaaaacaacagaaaaacaggctgaagctttcatcaaagagctggaacaggaaatctctaagctgatgaagaggagcactgaggtggagcagCTCTCACACTCTGAAGaccacctccatcttctccagagTGTCCAGTCCCTAAACATCCAACAACCTCCACCAACCAAGGACTGGACAGAGGTCAGCGTCCGTCCATCATCATATGAGGGGACTGTGGTGAAAGCTGTGGCTCAGCTGGAGGAGACACTCAGTAAAGAGATGAAGAAGCTGGTTGAGTCTGAGCTGAAGAGGGTCCAGCAGTATGCAGTGGATGTGACTCTTGATCCTGATACAGCATATCCTGaactcatcctgtctgatgatGGGAAACAAGTGAACCATGGTGATGTGAGGAAGAATCTCCCAGACAACCCAGAGAGATTTTCTAagagtgtttgtgttttaggAAAGCAGAGTTTCACTACAGGCAGATTTTACTTTGAGGTTCAAGTTAAAAGAAAGACTGAATGGACTTTAGGGGTGGTCAGAGAGTCGATCAACAGGAAGAGAAGCATCACACTGAGCCCTCAGAATGGTTACTGGACTATATGGTTGAGAAATGGAAATGAGTACAAAGCTCTAGCTGGCCCTCCAgtccgtctctctctgaagtctcctcctcagaaggtgggggtgtttgtggattatgaggagggtctggtctccttttatgacgtagatgctgcagctcttatctactcctttactggctgctccttcactgagaaactcttccCATACTTTAGTCCCTGTAATAATGATGGTGGTAAAAACTCTTCCCCTCtgatcatctctcctgtcagaGTAATCTAA
- the LOC116036444 gene encoding E3 ubiquitin-protein ligase TRIM21-like: MAAANYLPSEDQFLCSICLDVFTDPVTTSCGHNFCKNCITEHWNTSNRCLCPICKEGFTTRPGLRVNTFISEMVAQFRQSAQQKASSSSSEKQVSKPGEVPCDVCTGTKLKALKSCLVCLVSYCETHLEPHLTMSGLKRHQLIDPVENLEGRMCTKHDKPLELFCKTDQTCVCMICTVLDHKMHDVVPLKEEYEGKKVELGKTEAEIQQMIQKRRLKIQEIKHSVDLSEEDADREIAEGVQVFTSLKESVERGLNELINTIKEKQKTTEKQAEAFIKELEQEISELMKRSTEVEQVLRSEDHLHLLQSVQSLNIQQPPPTKDWTEVSVRPSSYEGTVVKAVVQLEETLSKEMKKLLAESELKRVQQYAVDVTLDPDTAHPKLIMSDDGKQVNDSDVTKNLPDNPERFSDCACVLGKQSFSSGRFYFEVQVKGKTKWALGVVRESINRKGFITLSPEDGYWTIWLRNGNEYQAAADPSVLLSLKSPPQKVGVFMDYEEGLVSFYDVDAAALIYSFTGCSFTEKLFPYFYTGINYGGKNSSPLIISPVRVN; the protein is encoded by the coding sequence ATGGCTGCTGCAAACTATCTGCCATCTGaagatcagtttctgtgctccatctgtctggatgtgttcactgatccTGTCACCACATCATGTGGACACAACTTCTGCAAGAACTGCATCACTGAACACTGGAATACTAGTAACAGGTGCCTTTGTCCCATCTGTAAGGAAGGTTTTACCACAAGACCTGGTTTGAGAGTCAACACTTTCATCTCTGAGATGGTTGCTCAGTTCAGACAGTCAGCTCAACagaaagccagcagcagcagctcagagaaacaagtgtccaaaccaggagaagttccctgtgacgtctgcactggaaccaaactgaaggccctcaagtcctgcctggtgtgtctggtctcctactgtgagactcacctggagcctcatctGACCATGTCAGGTCTGAAAAGACATCAGCTGATCGACCCTGTGGAGAACCTGGAAGGCAGGATGTGTACGAAGCACGATAAACCTCTGGAGCTGTTCTGTAAGACCGACCAGACATGTGTCTGCATGATCTGCACTGTTTTAGACCACAAGATGCATGATGTTGTTCCTCTGAAAGAAGAATATGAAGGAAAGAAGGTAGAGCTGGGGAAGACAGAGGCTGAAATTcagcagatgatccagaagagacgactgaagattcaggagatcaaacactcagtcgacctcagtgaggaagatgcagacagagagatagcagaaggtgttcaggtcttcacTTCTCTGAAGGAGTCTGTTGAGAGAGGCCTGAATGAGCTCATCAACACgatcaaagagaagcagaaaacaacagaaaaacaggccgaagctttcatcaaagagctggaacaggaaatctctgagctgatgaagaggagcactgaggtggagcaggtgttacgctctgaagaccacctccatcttctccagagTGTCCAGTCCCTAAACATCCAACAACCTCCACCCACCAAGGACTGGACAGAGGTCAGCGTCCGTCCATCATCATATGAGGGGACTGTGGTGAAAGCTGTGGTTCAGCTGGAGGAGACACTCAGTAAagagatgaagaagctgctcGCTGAGTCTGAGCTGAAGAGGGTCCAGCAGTATGCAGTGGATGTGACTCTTGATCCTGATACAGCACATCCTAAACTCATCATGTCTGATGATGGGAAACAAGTGAATGATAGTGATGTGACGAAGAATCTCCCAGACAACCCAGAGAGATTTTCTGATTGTGCTTGTGTTTTAGGAAAGCAGAGTTTCTCTTCAGGCAGATTTTACTTTGAGGTTCAAGTTAAAGGAAAGACTAAATGGGCTTTAGGAGTGGTCAGAGAGTCGATCAACAGGAAGGGATTCATCACACTGAGTCCTGAGGATGGTTACTGGACTATATGGTTGAGAAATGGAAATGAGTACCAAGCTGCTGCTGACCCTtcagtccttctctctctgaagtctcctcctcagaaggtgggggtgtttatggattatgaggagggtctggtctccttttatgacgtagatgctgcagctcttatctactcctttactggctgctccttcactgagaaactcttccCATACTTCTATACTGGTATTAATTATGGTGGTAAAAACTCTTCCCCTCtgatcatctctcctgtcagagtaaactaa